The sequence GACTAAATTGTTGTTTACTAAGTCTAATGGTCGCACAAAATGCCAAAAACTAATCTCGAGTATACTTAGAAGGATAGTAGACcatagaaaaggaagaaaagtaaaAAGGATCGTGTTCGCGAGAATTTGAAAGAATTGTTGAAATCACAAGTAGACAAGGATAAACAAGTAATGAAGAATGTTGGAAAAAGGATCAACTGATAACTTTAAGGGTAACTCTTGAGTCGAAGGGATTTGATAGGATCAATAAGATGAAAAAGAACACAGTATTTTGAAATGAATTCAAGCTAAATCAAGAaatatgaggtttacagaagaagAATATCCAAACCAAAAATAAAGTTTATAGAACTCAAGAGTatggtttaaaaatattttcgaatGCATTGTTCGTAAAGAATGGAAAACTTAAGGAGAAATCATTTCATGTTCTGAAAGAGAAAATGGATAACAAACATCCTTCAAAAGATTAATAAAAGCGTAAATGTGGCACTATTTCAATATAAATTCAAGTGGAAATAGATTACACAAACTTTGTAAATGGAAAGATTAATTTGGCTAAGAGCAAAATTgtattttctattcttttttttaaGCATGTATGAAAACTATAATCTTGTTGGAAGAAAATCTGAGATAAAGTTTTACTCATAAAAGAAAAGATGATGCATTACAACCAAACAGGTTTAAATCACATAGAAATTTTCAGAGTATAAGGTAAAGGAGTGTAAGCTAAATTGAAAGCGATTTTATTAAAACTTCAATAGATGTATCGCCCCAAAATAAGTTCAAATTACACCAAAGAGAGACACTGCTTAAGTAAAGCAATTCTAGTCAGGGACAACTTTGCATAAAAATAAATCGAAACTTGTTTAAAAAGGTTTAAGACAAAACTTCAATAATATACTTTAAGTCACAACTTTATAAGGATgttcaataatattattatgtgCTAAAAAGAAACTAACTCATTTTAAGAAAGAAACTTAAATTAAAGGATTTCAATTAGGATTCATAAAGCATGTCACTCATAGAAACAAAAAGCTTAAGAAGAAACTTAACAACTTAAAAAGTTGATTCAACACTTAAATTTTTTCAAAAgagttcaaaaccttttcaaaaatagtttaaaACAAAATTCTGAAAGTATACTTGAAATAATCACCTTGCAAGTATCATTTAAGAAGATCACGATGTGCTTAAAATGAAATCAGCCCATGGAAAAAAGAACCTTTAAATTAAGGGAATTCAAACAAGAACTCACTGGGTATGGATTATCAAACGACTTTTTAATTGGTCTAAAAGAATACAAAACGCGCCAGGAAGACAACTCAATCAATAGAAAATTCTCAAGAAAGAACCTTTGactaaagaaaaacaaataaaaggaCAAATTGTGCATTAGATGGAAACGAATTAAAGTTGACTCGGATGAGAATGAGATTCGCAAGAAATGGAAAACTAAGACTAATGGTgacgttaaaaaaataaaagggtagttaaaaacagaattaaatatGACATCCACAGAAATAAAAAGTTTAAGAAAGAAATTGGTCCATTCATGAGAATAAAgacatgagtccaacatttttttTTGTAAGAACAATAATTGCATAACTAATATAGTATGCTAAACCAAATtcgaatgaaaaaaaaataaattaagtgaaGCTTACCAAACAAAACTACTGGAAAGAGACAAAAACCTTTCtttgaaaaatatctaaatatataGTCAAATCAGGATATTCGTAAAAACTATaataaaattgttaaaaaatcaaattgtatttaaagtaTATATACATTTCCATAAATCAGTGAAGAAACAGGCAAGGTATTGGAAACAATTAgttttaaactgtataagaaacttTTAACGTTTATATAAAGAAGTACATATCAAATTAAAAGTGGTTGTATATTTCAAATCAAAAACGGTTTCGTTAAGATTTAAAGAATGACTGTAATTATtatcaaataagaggaaaactaaattataatttatttacaaAGGACTCGAAATATGAACTTAAAAAGGTGTCCTACATCAAAACAGATTCAAATGTATATAAAAAATACATGATTCAAAAAGAAGTGCCTAAATAAAAAAGGTAAATACACCAAGGGTTTTAAACAGGCATATGCAGTTAGGATCAAACAAAAGCGTACGTGAACAAGAGAGTAGAATTGAAAGATAATCTGTTCACTTTCCAAGAAAAGTATCGCAGACAAGAACCTTAGAGCATACCAAGCAGGAATAAGATAAGTGATATTCGCAGAGTTCAAGACACCTAACCGAGTAACCTCAAGAATTAActcctaacgttcccaaaacccgcgattcgcatTACCTATGACTCGCATattgtctatgataacccattggtgcttccatatacataattcactagtgttaagccgaccaaacttaataccaggaattatgcaatgcaagactaatggcattaatcaatagatcgtcatgtgcataaagctctaattctcgttattCAAACAAGACCTGCTACATGACAGactctcagagtatgcaattgaagcataaacagtccattcccaaggctctacaggaaagactactctgataccataatgtaacaccctcactatcagaagtcacgcttccggctgcgcgactctgatagcaaggagtattacgactactttacatactaaatactaaaataggagcctgtgactcgatacTGTATCGCTCCTTTCcttgaaaaccggaaataaacactttatcttaagaaaaatacaaacatgcatagattcatatacaagactccttacataataactcataatataatatacatataaaacagacaattcctatccctcttacaaacttgtaataacaaagacgaggaaacaaaataatctaattaatacaacaacatattaaccaaacgcagtataactcttcttaacgcttcttcatccggttcctgaaaaggtaaagctgtagggggtgagaacctaaccacacggtctcaccacggagtttcaaagttgtcataagaagatattcaataagaaaactattttcagaTTCTGTGATTATCATTGTCTTATAAATACTTCTAAAATCCAATAGCTAATCGtttaaaaccttttcaaagaggCAGTGTTTAAAATTTTCAGAAATTCAAAGTCTTTCCTTTCTCATAagcaaatctcaatcagaaaccaaccacacaatcaaacaacacagtcattaattcagcaccaaggttcattctcaaatgtagcacaccaggacaaacacaggcaagacagacaaggaaagcacaagtaggtagcagttacaacaaatagttcaagtagcagttacgaacagtttagcaattaggcaaaccaaaacaagttcaaacccaagcaaaccatacaaatgcatatggtgcatgcctgccctatggctgataaggctcatctgtcggttatccagccaacccgacaagtctgaattgtccttagactgtcccccgatgtgcatccccaagagtctatgcaaagctttttctcaaataatcaatattgctcaatgggggtaacattcccggaaatttatatagtgcccggtcacacttacgtcgtagggtcaacagagtatcgagttttcaacctggtacacgtggtggcaagccacgacacttaatccagggaacctcgtatctcagatatttcaaattcataagccatataaataattcattcatcattcatcaatatctaaaccattctcaatatcatcatcattcgtcaatccatttcaaaattcattcaaaaatcatatttcaaatcaattctcaatccaaaacataactTTTTCTTTGATAAATGAAGTATTCTTAAATCATATAATgcttaaaattaaaccttttaaaataactacttcaaatgaaacttctaattttataaaatttcggcagcatctctaaaactcggattctgccacccttttcgggtcccatccaaacatttctcaaacctttccaaaatctcaatcattttccaaGATTCGGCTAGTTCCaatatcaaataattttcaaagcgaatcagtgcccataataaatctctttttaaaatcaaaccaactCAAATACTAAGTCATTTATAAAGtcactaactcaaaattaaaccattTCCAAAGCCAATTCCTTTACATCATCAAAAatagcttcaaaaccaagaaaagccatttttcatgataatcaactaaataacctttcaaactaatttcttttcagCAATCACAAACTACTCAAGCAGTCAAGCAATCAGTCATTGagtccagcaaacaaccacatttagAAGACAATTATAATCATAGGCATATGTTctctcacattaatatctatttatcacaactctgtaatataaattagattttaagaaaaacccctacctcatTCGCGATTCAACTACGCGACAAACTGCATTTCTATTCTTATTCCACAACAACAGCATCAATACCGACCGTTCCAGCAGCAGCCACAGCCTCTAAACACAGCCTTAGCTCAATCCTAAAATATTAATGTCACGTAAAACTTAATAATCTATAACAAAACATCAGCTAAAAGAGTTTGGAACAAGGAACGACTTACTGGGCTCACGAATGATCGAGAAAACGGAGCAACAACAGCCCCGATGATGACGCAGCACCTTGATGCTGTATGCAGCAGCCATAGAACTCAGCAATCAAGACCCGTAACTCGATCCTATGACACCAAGACCTCAGATCCTCAAACAATTTAAAACAGAAATACTAATTTAAAGATTTCAGAACGCATCGCTTACCCAAACAGACTTAGGCCTCAGTGGTGGTTTTTGGTGGCAGTGGCGGCGGCGTGGAGCTCCGGCGATGCAGAGGCGCGGCCAGAAGCTTCAGCAGCGGCGGATCTGGTGACAGTTCAGACGGAGACGGCGCCGGCAACGCGAGCGGCGACTGGGCACGGCGGCTAGACAGGTCGCGGTCCTCCctggtttctctctctctcacctggGGATCCTCTCTCTGCCCGTCGTTCTGCTTGACGGCGATGGACTCCGAGGCGGCGACGGCGGCGTCACGTGCAGCAGCAATCCATGATGATGACGATGGCGGCGCTGGCTTCATGGCGAGAAGGACGGCGGCGACGGGCTTCACGGCAGAGACGACGATGACGACCAGAACCCGCGAAGACGACGACAAACCCAGCTTCGACGGCGACAGCTCCTTCGCGAGCTCCTTCCCTCTCTCCTCGCGTTcgcctctttctctctcctccattGTTGGCGACGACAGCAGTGACTAGCGGTGGGCTGGGCGCAGCTGGGCGGTGGCGGGATGAGCTCGACGGCGAGGCGTGGTGGTGCGGCGGCGATGCTCCTCCTTcccctcttctcttttctctccgtggatccctctcctccttccctttttgtttcattttcttttctgaaGGAGTTGTGTGGTGTTGTATTTTGTGTAGGTTTgctgaaggaaaaagaaaagtagCGGCTAAGGTTTCATTTAGGAATAGGGGAAAAAGTGTGTTAATAGAATTAGGGTTTGTGTATAAAATTGGGGGGTTTAATTTGAATaagataattttaataaaattggaaCATAGagtactaatttttaaaaaaactaatttaatctctaaagttactttaaaatatttgtggtataaaaatactaattgattctcaATGAATTATTCTAATTGAAAATACAtggtaatataattaaatttcttTATCTTTAAACTTAAggtattaaatgatataaatataaattatctaaaattaaatcatataaaattctttttatttcatAACTTTCAACTTCataatttaaacataaaaaaataattcaataattataaaattagacaaaattctaatttaaatagccaaacctcattattttcgaatttcttagaactttaaatcataaatagaaaaataatccataagtatagagtttggataaaaaacttaatttttattttaaatccaattaattgcctttaattattttcaataaaaataatttctaaaattaaaactataaataaatatatataatttgagattagttcaaaataggacttttcaaaagtATTGGATCTTACACCTTTCCTCTTTTATCTTGGTATGCTAAATCCTAATGCTGCACTTTTTTGTCTCCATTTTTATCCTTGAAAAATTAGTATCATTAGTTTACTTGGATGTGACCTTTGCTTAACTGTTTTACTCatatttatcttattattttgatattttgattttgttagaTTTATATTTTCTATGGAGACTTTAGTAGTTTTACTAAGAATGTTGATAGTAGTGCCTTGATTGTGTTAATTTGTTTACTCTAAAAATTTACATTTTGTTGTCTACCTGTAACTTGTTTTGTTTAAATAGTCTAATAATAAATTTGTATTGTTTTTTAATTATTgtcaataataaatttattttagtgtttttattCATTGACATAAAattattctaaataatttttttgtgtgctatatttttttagataattCATCATCCTAATATTAATGTTACTGTTGAACTACTTAGAAAGGgcaatttcttgttatttttattaaCTGTTTActtgttaaataatttaaaattgataGTTGCTTGTGAATTTTAATCTTTTTATTATGTAGTGGATTATTTTGTTGGAAGCTTTAAATTATGTGGTAAATTATTTTGttgaaagttttaaattttatctgctttaaaattcattttaatttttctagcACAAATTGAGCTCCATGAAATTCATTTGATGCACTGATATGCAATATTGTGACTTGAATTGGAGGGTCATGGATTCAAATCTTAGATTGGTTGCCTAAATATATGTTTTTAAATGTTAAGTAAATCATTTATCCTTGATTCATTGTAAATTTGTAATTTGACAGCTTCATTGATTTGGAATCGTATGATACTATTGCAATGAAATTCAGAAAGGATGACAGATATTATATAGCTATAGTGAGTGTCTTTTTGTTTTATAAGTTATCAGTATTGAAATATTGTGCTGATGATTCTTGAGGATTTAATTTCTGGATAGTTTTACAACTTGCAAGTATCATAGAAAATTTGGTATGATTGATTCTTTATATAATGTAGTAGCATCAGTATAGTCTAATCTCTAATGCTCATCAGTATTGCTCTTTCGATTTCTGGTTTAATTCTGTTTAATTTTTGTAATTGAGAATTTGGTGCATTTCAAATATGATTTTCCTACTTAATTgaattctcttattttttttttagttttaataaGAAACTTTGATATTTGAACTTGTTTGTGAACTTTTAACTAAGAATTAtagaaaaattattataaaaaattgaaaaaagtcGATGGTAACAAACTCTAGAATTTCACCAATTAAAGTTTATATCCGCCGGTAATTGACGGTTGATGAAAAAATCCGCCAATAAATAATTACCGGTGAGGTTTATACCGTCATATTTATTGCACTACTAAATCCGATGGTAAAGAGGTTAAAAAAATCTGCCGGTAAATAGTTACCGGTGAGGTTTATACCGTCGCATTTATTGCACTACTAAATCCGATGGTAAAGAGGTTAAAAAAATCCGCTGGTAAATCCGACGATATCCGGTAATTTTTTTGTagcgaaaataatttttaaaatttaaaaatactataatagacattaatataaaaattaaaattagatattaattaatgtataaaattattaaatttttttattataataatcaCAATCTAACTTTAAAAaactttctcttatgtattttcaaaaacATCCTTAACTTTTAAACATTATAAATATAATcacattaattttttaatttatcaaacacaaaataaaatatttatacttttaaaaaatataaacatctttttaaaatattctaCCAAATCTAATAATATAGAAAAGTAATCTTAAATATGTTGCCGGGTTTTTCTCTCAAATAGTTTAGGTTGCGGTTTTACCCATGACTCCTACTCTATGATCACAATTTTAATCGTGACATATTTTGATTACTACATAAAATTTCAGGAAAGGATTATTGAACACAACCTGCTAATATTCGTTACGAAAATCCTCCCTCAATAAATCTTAAAAGCGCTTTATTTACTATTTCTTTTCTCTCAAACTGTTTTATtaaaaagtcaccaaaaaaaaaaaactgttttaTTAAACGTAATAGAATCCAAATCCAACTTGGTCACTGGAATATTATAATGTGATCCTAATAAAGCTCGACAGATTTTTGCTTGCATCAACTACTGTATAATTTAGAGAATTTTTGTCCGAAGACTCTTTAAAATAGGCTGTTTTATAAAatcattaaaattattttatattgacCTTATAATGCGAAAAGTCTCACCTTTTCCCTAAACTTTCTTTCAAAAGAATATAGATAACACCATATACTATAAACTATTCTGCACACTCtgatcaataatcaataatagtATATAATTATTGGGGAAGCTAATGTACTTGGCACACTGGCCAACCacttggattttttatttaaataaataaaaaatacattaattaccgaaataaataattttaaaaatatttatcattttaCGTTCTCCAGTCATATcttatttacactgtaaacgaaatatgaCATGTCAGTCGCGTCGCgtctatctcgtttacagtgtaaacgagatagacacttatctcgtttacactgtaaacgagataaggttGAGGGTCGCCTATAAGTATAAGTCGTTTACACACATTTGTTGGACCTCACTTTGACTTAGTCAAACTCTTTCTCCCCTCTTTTAACCTTTTCCTTCCATATCTGAGTCCGAGACGGTGATGGCACGCTAGGCGGGCAACGACGATGACATCAACAGACTAAACGAGACTTCACATTACGCTGGggcggctgatgagcggataatttatacgctttttggtattgtttttaggtagtttttaatatgttttagttactttttattatatttttattagtttttatgcaaaagcacatttctggactttactatgagtttgtgtgtttttctgtaatttcatgtattttctgactgaaattgagggacctaagcaaaaatctgattcagaggctgagaacggactacagatgttgttggattctgaccctcctgcactcgaagtgaattttctggagctacagaagcccaattggcgcgctctcaattgcgttgaaaagtagacatcttgggctttccagaaatatataatagattatactttgcccgagatttgatggcccaaattggcgttcaacgccagccagagacccttttctggcgtaaaactccagaactggcaccagaactggagttaaacgcccaaactggcatccaagctggcgtttaactccagaaaaggcttatgcacgtgtaaagctcaatgctcagcccaagcacacaccaagtgggccccggaagtggatttctgcactctctgcacttagttactcattttctataaacctaagttactagtttagtataaaaactacttttagagattcattttggtaacttatgacattttacatctcatattgtatcttctacagcatgagtctctagaCCTCATatgtggggtgaggagctctgctgtgtctcaatggattaatgcaattactatttttttcttttcgatcacgcttgattctattctaagatactcactcgtacttcaatataaatatgatgatctgtgacactcatcatcattctcaactttatgaacgcgtgcttgacaaccactcccgttctatctaagctcaacgtagtcattgggcgacagcttgagtgcatatctcttgggtctctgatccacggatttgacttgcctctcctgacaacagagcattcgaatccgtgatattagaacctttgtggtagaggttagaaccaattgaaagcattcctgagatccggaaagtctaaaccttgtctgtggtattccgagtaggatctgggatgggatgactgtcgagcttcaaactcatgaatgttgggcgcagtgacagtgtgcaaaaggatagagagattctattccgacacaagtgagaaccgacagatgattagccgtacggtagctgtgcctggtattttttatccgagacgagagatccgacagtagattagccgtacagaaaccgtacctggactattttcactgagaagacagatggtagccattgacaacggtgatccaccaacatacagcttgccatggaaggaagccatgcatgtttggagaagaagacaatagaaaagcagagattcagacgacagagcatctccagaaactcaacctgttcctcattactgaatctcaagtatcattcatttaatgttatttacttttcatagacaaaatcatttttatcattaatctcctgactaagatttacaagataaccatagcttgcttcaagccggcaatcttcgtgggatcgacccttactcatgtaaggtattacttggatgacccagtgcacttgctggttatttgtgcggagttgcaaaggtgtgattgTAATtccgtgcactaagtttttggcgccattgtcggggattgttcgagtttggacaactgacggttcatcttgttgcttagattaggataaatttatctttttttggtttagagtcactaaatttgagtcttttattattgtttttgttaaaattttaaaatccttgttttcttttctagatttttttcaaaaatttttaataaatagataaaaatcaataaactaataattgagtcttctgtttgagtttagtttcatgttttatgtTTGGTGACAAttgtatgtttttattttccttcaatttttcgaattgtatgttctttttattttttcatattttcgagttttatgttccttattctttcttgatcttcaagttgttcttgtttattttccttgtttaatctttagtttttcttgttttgtatatttccttgtttttcttgtgcattttcgaattattagtgtccaaagtataaaaatttttaagtttagtgtcctttgtgtttttattttcttaaagatttccaaaatttgttcttggtgtttatcttgatcttcaaagtgttcttggtgttcatcttgacattcaaagttttcttgtttgttttctttgttttgatctaaaaattctaagtttggtgtcattttattgtttctctttcctcattaaattaaaaaaaatttatcttttcctttatttactcatcattttcgaatttcttaggttgacttagtcaaaatttttaaaatttggtagtttcttgttagtcaagttaaaatttcaattttaaaaatttatctattttttccatttactttattttaatttctttaatttcaaattagcattaaataaataaaataaaaacaaaaatattttaatttttttattctatttttatttttcaaaatataatccTTCTTCCACATCCATTTTTTTATCTCCCAATACCAGTGCTCTATATCCTGACATAGAGACACACATCTTTTCATTTCCTTGTTAACTGTGTATACAGAAACAAGAGAGGTTCATTATGGActcaagtggaaatgaacagtctagaaggactctggggtcatatgctaaccccactactacttcctatgggagtagtatctatatacccccatcagagccagcagttttgagctaaactctcagctcattatcatggtgtagtaaaattgtcagtattccggtctttcacaggaagaacctactgagtttttggcacagttcttacaaattgctgacacagtacgtgataaggaagtaaattaggatgtctatagattattactgtttccatttgctgtaaaagatcatgctagaggtggttaaataaccaacccacagcaagcataagaacatgaaaacagttatcagacaaattcctaaatcaatatttccctccaaaaaggatgacacagctaaggctggacatccaaggctttaaacaagaggataatgaatctctttataatgcctgtgagaggtacagagagatgctaaggaaatgcccctctgaaatattttcagaatgggtgcagttagacattttctgctacgggcttacagaaaaggcccagatgtctctagaccactcagctggtggatctatacacatgagaaagacaattgaagaggctcaagagctcattgatacagttgctagaaatcagcatatgtacttaagtagtgagtcctccatgaaagaagaggcgaaagcagtatccactgaacttagtcctccagaacaagttgctgaactcaatcagcaattgctttttataacaaaacagttagcagaatttaaagagatgctacaagacactaaaaatgctaacaagaatatggaagcacaattagatcagacaagacagcagttatctaaacaggtaacagaagagtgccaagctgttcatttaagaagtggaaagacattgaatgtctcaactcaaagcagcaggaagccaagaaaggaacatctgacagaggatgaccaaaccactacccaaaatccctctgaggacagtaggAGCCCAGAGAGAaatgattctggcattcaaacgccagaaaagggtcagaagttggcgttaaacgccccgtggatggccaattctggcgttcaaatgccagaaaaggtggcaatctggcgttgaatgcccaaaaagcacccagttttggcgtttaaatgccaataagggatcagacacctggaagtgctgataacaacccccttaagcaggcttctccaaccacttctgtaggaaataaacctgcagcaactaaggttgaagaatataaagccaagatgccttatcctcagaaacttcgccaagcggaataggataaacaatttgcccactttgcagactatctcaggactcttgaaataaagattccgtttgcagaggcacttgagcaaataccctcttatgctaagttcatgaaagagatcttaagtcataagaaggattggagagagactgaaaaagtttttctcactgaagaatgcagtgcagtcaatttaaaaagcttaccagagaagcttaaagatcccagaagctttatgataccatgcacattacaggatgcttgtaccaagacagctttatgtgatcttggggcaagtatcaacctgatacctgcatctactatcaaaaagcttggtttgactgaagaagtcaaactaacctgaatatgtctccaacttgctaatggctctattaaaattccatcaggcgtaattgaggacatgattgtcaaggttgggccatttgcctttttcactgactttgtagtgctgaaaatagaggagcacaagagtgcaactctcattctaggaagaccttttctagcaattggatgaaccctcattgacgtccaaaaaggggagataaccctgaaagtcaatgaggatgagtttaagttgaatgctgtcaaagcaatgcagcatccagacacatcaaaagactgcatgagcgctgatattattgactccctggtggaagaggtcaatatgactgagagtctcgaattagagctagagggcatttttaaagatgttcagcctgatctggaggaaccaaagaaaacaaaagaacctctgaaaactcctcaggaagaggagaagcctcctaatcccgagctcaaaccactcccaccatccctgaaatatgcatttctgggagaaaatgacactttttcggtaatcataagctctgc is a genomic window of Arachis ipaensis cultivar K30076 chromosome B06, Araip1.1, whole genome shotgun sequence containing:
- the LOC110263459 gene encoding uncharacterized protein LOC110263459; its protein translation is MEERERGEREERGKELAKELSPSKLGLSSSSRVLVVIVVSAVKPVAAVLLAMKPAPPSSSSWIAAARDAAVAASESIAVKQNDGQREDPQVRERETREDRDLSSRRAQSPLALPAPSPSELSPDPPLLKLLAAPLHRRSSTPPPLPPKTTTEA